GAGCACCGCCGCGAAGTCCGCGGCCGTCTCGGCGGCGGCGATCACCGCCAGCGTGTAGCGACGGAGTTGTGCAAAGAGGGGAAGTGCGGGTGTGATGTCCGGGATGCCGCGCCATTGCCCCGGCCGGTCGGGCCGGAAGTAGTGCAGCACGGAGGCGGCCGGGTAGGTGTCGTGGTCGCGAACGGCATACCAAGCCCCGTCGCCGGGGTGGTGCCGCAGCACGTGGTACGCCACCGGCAGCCCGCTGGCGTCAAAGACGATGCCGTCGGCATCGGTCACTGCCTGACCGGTGGGCGTGCGCCCGAACCACGGCGTGCAGACCTGATCAGGTTCGAGCAGGCGCAGGTCGAGCTTGACGGGTGTGTCGAGCCCGGGGCTGGAGATCAGAAGGCCGAACGCCTCGCCGCTCTCGGCCCGGGCCATCCGCATGCTGCGGAGCTTGCCGGGCAGGTCGATCGCCGCCGACCAGGCCTCGAACGCTTCCTCGACGCGGGCATTGACCGAGGCGTCGGGCGTGAGCATCTGCAGCCGCGGCCCGGTGCCGATGGTGTCGTTGGCCAGCGTGAGGACGATGCCCTTGGCGTAGGAGTTGTTCGCTACCTCGTAGCGGGCGCGGTTGCGCAGGATGCGGCGCACCTCGGGGCTGACGGCCGCGTTGGGCGAGAGCCCGTCGGCCGCGGCCCAGTGGCGGCGGTTGTCGGCGGTGGTCTGTGCCGAGTCGAACCGCGCCCGGACCATCCGTGTCCGCTGAGGCACGATCGCCGTGGCGGCCCGGACCGGGTCGGTCTGGCGCGAGAGCGGGGCGAGCAGACGCTTCAGCATCCACCCTCCCGTCCGCCGGTGCCGCCTGCCACGATCTTGAACAGCCGGAACCCCAGCCCGCGCCGGCGCGTGGCCCGCTTGGACTCGAGGTAGCGGTCCGCCTCGATCTGGTCGCGGATCGCGTGCTGCTCGACCGACTGCCCGTCCACCGAGGCCTTGGCGGGTCTGGCGGCGTTGTCGGCGATCGCCTGTTCGAGATTGGGGTTGGGATCCGGCACGGCAACCTCGCGTGCCCCCGCACCTCGCGGGGGCCTCTCGGGTCACCTATGCCGTTGCCACGCTCAATGACCGCGTGCCAATTCTAAAGGCTGATCTTGCTGGTACGGCCTCTATGCCAACGGGCTACCCGCAGGCCACCACAGATCGAAGTCGCTAGCTAGAATGACGCCTCCATGAATGCACCCGACGCCGACAGTATGAAGCACCGGTCACACGCTACATCTTCCGAAGACGTGGTGGACCGGCTTTCTGCCGCGGTGAGTCTCACGGTGCTCGAGATTGATGCCGATGCGCAAAGGCTTGTCCCAGCTTTTCTGCTTGCGAACCTGATGTCTCCGGCTCTCTGGGCATGGCGGGAAGAAAAGCGGGCGCATGCCCCGGACCACAAGCTCCGAAGCACCAAAAGCCGGCTGGACGCGCTTCAGCGATTTTTTCACCACTACACATTCACTATCATGCCAGAGCAGCCTGGCGGCGATGTTTGGGGGTTGATGGACTTTGAGGAGGAGGAGCGACGTTTCTCCCCAGGCTTCGTGGCGAGCATTCGAGCCGAGTACGACGCCACGTTCCGGAAGCTCCTCGCCGAGAACCCCGAGTCGCAATTCGGACAGATCGTGAACCAGCCGTATTACCGCCACGGCCTCTTCCCCCGGCTCAAGAACGAGACCCTGGAGGTGATGAATGCGATGGCGACAGTCAATCCGCAGGGCAAGCCTTCTGGAAAATGCATTGGTCTGGGGATGTTGTGGGCTGCGGCCGCGGCGGTCTGGGGGAGGATTCCGCTCGATCGCATTATCATTACCGGCAATCGCGCGCACATGTTTGTGTACCTCGATATCGACGACGGGCACCTACTCAACAACACCAAGTGGTTCAGCAGCACACGGATCAACAACCAGTCCGATCTCTCAGAGTTTGCCAAGACCGTCGCTTCAGGCACCGATACCACGTTCTTCTACAATCCGGAGATGGGGATGTGCCATTGCACCTCGAAGACATCGCAGATTCCCCGCGAACGAGTCACGGAAATATACCAACAAATCGGTGGTTTTGTTTCCAATCGCCTCAAGCACCCGACACCTGAGCACATCCGCTTCGTAGACCCCAACGATCCGATTCCCGACCCCGCGGAGCACGAAACGGCGGAGAGTTATCAAGCCGAGGTCGCAAACCTCTCGCAGGAGAAACCGGGCTCAATCTATGAGTACGCTTTGTATGCGTTCCGGAGCCTTAAAGTCGCGCACCCACAGGCGTATGTGCGAGCCGCCCTGCGGGAGGCGCGGGCGCGGGAGCTTGGGCGTGATGTGAATGACTTGTCTTCCGTACTGGCGATCGTCAGCAGTATTGAGGGGAATGAGTCGATCTTTGCAAGTCGCGAACGTATTGCTATGCCCGACGAAACGCTGCTTTTCAGCAGGGGCAGCGATCGGGATCGGGCACTACTCCTCTTTGCACTACTGGCGAACTCGCCAATCAAAGATCCGAGAAGCTGCATCGGTCTTTCCCCTGACAGAAGTTTCGTCCGCTATCGCGGCTCGTGGATCGACGTCGGCACAATGACGATTGCCGAGACCGAGCCTGCAGGGCTGTCGCTCGTCTTTGATCGGCATGGCTCAGAATGGGCACCATAGCTAGGTCTGGAGGATCGAAGCGGCGATTCGGTGCATGCCACATCACGAACAACGCAGCTCTGAACTCGCTCGGCGTGCGATCGAC
This genomic interval from Phycisphaeraceae bacterium contains the following:
- a CDS encoding phage portal protein; its protein translation is MLKRLLAPLSRQTDPVRAATAIVPQRTRMVRARFDSAQTTADNRRHWAAADGLSPNAAVSPEVRRILRNRARYEVANNSYAKGIVLTLANDTIGTGPRLQMLTPDASVNARVEEAFEAWSAAIDLPGKLRSMRMARAESGEAFGLLISSPGLDTPVKLDLRLLEPDQVCTPWFGRTPTGQAVTDADGIVFDASGLPVAYHVLRHHPGDGAWYAVRDHDTYPAASVLHYFRPDRPGQWRGIPDITPALPLFAQLRRYTLAVIAAAETAADFAAVLYTDAPANGEADPLEPMDEVELEKRMATVLPGGWKLGQVHAEHPSTTYGEFKREILNEIARCLNMPFNVAAGNSSGYNYASGRLDHQTYFKSIRVEQHRLQQTVLDRLLRAWLDEAALVEGLLPQAMRVRGAATPHVWFWDGVEHVDPAKEASAQATRLANHTTTLAHEFARQGRDWEDELRQRAKELALMRELGLPVTIKTGGTAGESDDTNPDTDETVTDEATKEAA